The genomic stretch CTCCACGCCGATGTGCGCGATCGGCGAACCGATCGGCCCCATGCTGAACGGCACCACGTACATCGTCCGCCCACGCATACAGCCGGTGAAGAGCTCCTTGAGCTTCTTCTTCATCTCGAACGGATTCTCCCAGTTGTTCGTCGGTCCTGCGGCGTCCTTGGAATAACTGCAGATGAAGGTCCGGTCCTCCACGCGCGCCACGTCGCCCGGATCCGAGCGCGCGAGAAACGATCCCGGCCGCTTGATCGGATCGAGCCGCACGAAGGTCCCGCTCCTTACCATCGCTTCGCACAAACCGTCGTACTCCTCCTGCGATCCGTCGCACCAATGGACCCGATCGGGCCGGCACAACGCCGCCATCTTCTCCACCCAGCGGATGAGATGCTTGTTCGTACTCAAGGGCAGCGAGGCATCGCGAGGCTTCATCGCCCGCACGCTGCTTCCGCCGCCTTCCTCTGTAAATCGCTTTTCCGGCGTAGTTCCACTCCACGCTTTTCCTGTGCGCTTCAGCTCAGACTGGAGGAAAACCCCGGTAAAAGCGGGTTGCCGCACCCACTCGCGGTCAACCCTTCACTCCCCCGCGACGAGCAAGACCACAACCGCCTTCCCTCCGTCCCTTGACCCGAAAAATACTCATCGTCCGGGGCAGCATCAAAGCCCGTCGCGCCCTTTCCCTCGTGCTCGCCGACTTGGGCTTCGACATCCGCGCGTTCACCTCCAGCGCCGAAGCCGTCAAACTCGCTCGCCAGGAACTGTTCGACCTCGTGATCACCGACCACGACCTGCCCGCCGGCAGTGGTTTCGGCTTCGTCGAGAGCATCAAGAAGATCCAGCCTACGGTCCCCGTCTTCCTCATCGCCGCGAACCTCGATTTGCCGTCGGTCATCAATGGTATCCGTCTCGGCATTACGGACGTGTTCAACAAGCCCGACGACGTCCGCGACGTCGTCCGTCGGACAATGGCGCTTCTCCGGCCCGACGCCCCCCCCGGAGAACTCGACGCCCTCGACGAGATCGACACGGTCGCCGATACCGTCGCCACTCTCGGTCGAGTCCCCGAAGCGAAGCCCGCTCCCACGCCTCCGAAAGCAGAAGATCTCCCGATCGGCGACGCGGTCTCGTCGCGCAAGAAGATCGCCGGCCTGCGCCAAGACCTCGATCGGCTCGTCTCCGAAAAGGAAGAACTCGAAACCGTCGCCGAACAACTCCGGCGCCGGAAGATCGCACTCGAAGCCGAAATCGCGCGGCTCGACGCCGACAAAGCCGAACTCGACGTCACCTCCACTCGTCTCGACGAACTACGTGCACTCTGCCGCACCGAGGAAGAACAACGCCGCCGCGCGCACGACGAACTCGAAGCCTCCCGCCAACGCCTCGTCGCCGACCAGAAACGCCTCGTCGCTCGCGAGGAACGACTGGCGGCCGAGAGCGCACGCCTCGAGACCGAGTCGGACAAAGCCTCCGAGCTCCTCGCCCAACTTCAAGACGACGGTCGCCAACTCGCCGCGGAGCGCATCCGTCTGGCCGAACAAGCACACCTGCTCGAAGCCGAGCGAAGCAAGTCCGCCGAAATCCTCCAACAAGGTGCCGCACTCGAACGCGCTGCTGCCGACCTCGAAACCCGCCGCTCCGACATCGACGCACGCGCTCGCCGCATCGGCGAAGACGCCGAACGCCTCGCCGCGCGCGAGAGCGAGATCGCAGCGACACGCGTCCAACTCGAGCAGGAACGACAATCGTTGCGCGAAGCGGTTGGGCGTCTCCAAGAGGAACGCGAACGCCTCGGCCGCGAACGCCAGAAACACGCCGCCGAATCGGCCGGCCTCGAGCAGCGCCGCGAGGCCGCGCAACACCTCGAATCGGAACTCGCCCGGCGGCTCGCTGCCGCCACCGAACTGGAAACCGACGTCCACCGTCGCGAACTCGACATCGAAGAGCGCGCACGCGCCGTAGCCGCGCTCGAGGAAGAGAAGCGCCACCTCGACACCGAATCGCGCCGACTCGCCACCGCGTGCGAGCATGCCGCCGCTCGCGAACGCGACCTCGCCGCCCGTGAGCACACCCTCTCCGAGTCCGTCGCGCGCGTTCAGTCGACCGAAGCCGCATTGAATCTCGCCCGCGCCGAACTCGATTCCCGACGCGAAGAACTCGACGAAACCATTCGCGCGCTCGACGCCGATCGGGAAACCCTCGCGCTCGCACACACGCGGCTCGAAAACGCTCTGCAAGAGCTTCAGGCACGCGAGACGACTCTCCAAGCCCGGGAAGAAGACCTCGCCGCAGACGCCGAGCGGCTCGCAAACGAACGGTCCGCCCTCGACTCACGCGAACGCAAGGCCGTCTCCGAAGCCACGCGCATCGAGAACCGACTCGCCGAACTGACCGCCGAACGCGAGCGCCTCGAACAAGTCGCTGCGGAAGCCGAAGCCGCCACCCGCACGCTCGAAGAGCAGAGCGTCGCACTCGAACGCTCGCGACTCGAGATCGAGCGTCACCGCGAAGAGATCGAGAAAGTCCGACTCGAGCAACGCCAACGCGCCGAACGCCAGCAGCAGGAGCAACTACGCCTCGACGAAGCTCGAGTCCAGCTCGCCGGCCTCGAAGAACGCGCCGTCCACGTCCAATCCGAGGCCGCTCGAATCACGCTCGAACAACAACGTCTCGACGCGCTTCACGCCGAACTCGCCACCCGCACCGACGAAGTGCGCACTCGACGGCTCGCCCTCGACGAAGACGCCGTTCGCCTCGACACCACCCGCAAGAGCCTCGATGAACGGGCTGGCGCACTCGCGCACGATCGTGCGTTCGTCGACTCCGAGCAGGCCCGACTCGCGGACCTCGCTCACGACCTCGCCGCTCGCTCCGCCGCCGCGCAGCGCGCTCTCGCCGAGGCCGGAGCCAACGCCGCCGAGCACGCCCGCCTCAATCGCGAACTCCAACTCGAACTCGAGCGCCAGCGCACCTTGCGCGTCGCGGAGGACGCCTTGTCGGAGCGCGAGCAGGAGCTCCACGCCTCTCAAACCGAACTCGACGCTCTGCGCGAACGGCTCGCCGCCGAGACCGCCGCACTCGCGGCTCGCGAAGAAGCCTTCGGCATCGAAAGCGCCGGCCGACGACGCGACCTCGACACGCTTCGCGCCGCGCTCGCGACCGAAGCCGAGCGCATCCGCCAACGCGCGCTCGCGCTCGAAACCGAGTCGCACGAACTCGCGAACGCCACGGCCGAAATCGACCAACGCCGCCGACAAGTCGAAGATCGCGAAAAGGCCGCCGCGCTAGCCGAACGTGAAGCGGAAGTCGCCGCCGTCCGTATCCGCGAACTGGATGCGAAGCTCGCCGCCGAGCGTAGCGCACTCGCCACGGAAAAGGAAAACCTGGCGCGGTTCCGTCGCGAAAACGAACACGCACGCGACGAACTCACCGCCGCCGAAACGGCTCTCGCCGAGACGCAATCGGCACTCGCCGTCGAGCGCGAGCAGCTCGCCGGCGCGCGCGCCGACGCCGACGCCGTCCTCTCCCTGCGCGAGACGGTGACCCGTGAACGCGACGCCGTGCGCCGCGCCCGTGAGACGCTCCGCCACGAAGAGCAAACGCTCGCCGCTGCGCGCGACGCCGCCGAGGCCGCTCGTCGCGAAAACGAGCAACGCGCCTCCGCACTCTCCGCCGAACGCGAGACGCTCGCCGCCGCTCGCGCCGAACTCGCGGGTCGCGCCGCCGCCCTCGACATACGCGAAGCCGAGGTCGAGGAACTCGAATCCCGCGCCCGAACCGCAGCGCGCGACGCCTCCGTCGAAGAGGCCGAAGCCGACGCCGTCCGCGAAGCTCGTGCCCGCATCACCGAAGAACGAGCCGAACTAGCCCGCACGAGCGCCGAACTCGAGCAACGCGCCGCTCGCCTCGCTGCGGAAAGCAACACGTTGCGCGCCCGCCAAGAGGCGCTCGAAAACGAACGTCGACTCCTCGCCACGGAACGCGAACACCTCGCCGCCGGCGCCGCCCGGCTCGCCGAGGAGAAGCAGGCACTCGCCCGCGCTGCCGAGGAAACCCGCCGCGTCGAGGAGGCCGCCGCGCGCCTCGATGCCCGCGAACTCCGTATCCAGGAAAAGGAGACGGAACTCGCCGGCAGTCACGCCGAACTCGAAGGTCGCCTCGTCCGCCTCGCCGAGACCGAAGCCGCGCTCGAGCACGAGCGCGCCGCTCTCGCCGCCCGCGCCACCGAGGACATGCAGCAGCGCGAAGAAGAACGCGCCGCCCTCGCCGGCGAACGCGCTCGCCTCGAGGCGTCGCTCGAGTCGCTCTCCGCGGAGCGCGTCGAGATCGCCCGTCTCGGCGAAACGCTGCACGCGGACCGTGCCGCCCTCGAACTCGAACGCGACACCTTCGCCTCCGAACGCACGGCGCTTCGAACCGAACTCGACCGACTCCGCACCGTGCGCGAAGACGACGAGTCCCAGCGTCGTGCGCACGAGGAACTCGCCGCCGAACGCGACTCGCTCGTATCCGAGAAGCGGGTACTCCAACTCGAGGCGGCCAGGCTCGCGGAGGAAAAGCGCCGTCTCGCCCACCAACACGCCGACCTTCTCGCGGAACTGGATTCGGAACGCACCGCCCTGCTCCAGAAGCAGACCGACTTCGAACAACGCCTCGGTCGCGCCGCCGCGGACCAGATGAGAGCCGACGAGTGCGACCGAGCGGAACTCGAGGAGCTTCGGCGTACGATCCACACCGAGCGCGAAGCGCTCGATCAGGAGAAGATCCGCCACCGCACCGAAGTCGCCCGCGCCCGCGAGAACACCGCCCGACTCGAGGAAGATCGCAAACACCTCCTCGAGGATCTCGAGGCCCTCGAACGCCAAGAGAAGAGTCTCAAGGCATTCGAGGCACGGCTCCGTCAGCAGGCGTCCAAGATAGAGAAGGAGCGCGTCGACGCCCAAGCCGGCCGACCACGCAGCCGCAAGGCCGCCGCCGCCGCCGACGAGGCCTCGGCCAAGCTCGCATGGGACAAGATTCAACAGGCCGGCGAAGCCCTCGAACGCGATCGCAAAGCCCTCGCCGAAGACGTGCGCAACTTCCAGGAGCAGGAGAACGCACTTCGCAAGTACGAGGAACGTCTGCGTGAAAAGCAGGCCGACATCGAACGCGAGCGGCTCAAGCTCGAGGAACACCAACGCGAGTTCACCTACCGCATGGCGCAGGCCGTGTCCGCGAGCGGCCCGCGTTCCATGTGGTCCGCTGGCCGCAAATAGGCACGCGCACCGCACGCCTCGCGTGCGGTCGACCGGTGCGGCCGGGGCCTACTACTCGCCGCGATCGCCGCTTCCCCAATCGTGCGTCCACGCCAGCACGGTCGCCAACGACGCGAAGATCAGCGTCGGTACCACGACCCACGAGGGATGCACCGGGATCTCCCAACGCACCAACAAAGCGGGTGCGAACAGGCACTTGGCGGCGATCACGATCCATCCTACGACCAGCGCAACGACCACGGCCCGGGGCATGCCGGCCGGTTTCATGAGCGTCTTGGGCATGCCGACACTCTCGCACCCTCCGCCGAACCGAACCACGCACGCCTTGTCCGAACCGGAGCGTACCACGCAGTTTCGTGCCTCGAGAATCCGCCCGCGCCGACGGTTCGGCTTTCCATCGATACCACAATGACGTTGGCTCCCGGACCATGCCGCGCCGGGTGTTGATCGCGTTCGACAAGTTCAAAGATTCCGTTCCGGCACAACGCGCCTGCGCCGTCGCCGCCGCCGAAATCCAGCGCCTGCACCCCGAGTGGCACCTCGACGTGGCCCCGCTCACCGACGGGGGCGAAGGTTTCTGTCCCATCCTCGTCGAAGCCGTCGGAGGCACGTTTCACTCGGTCACGGTCGAGGGTCCGCTCGGGTTTCCACGCGAAGCCACCTTCGGCATGGTCGAGATCGATCGCCTCACCGCGCACGCGCGCGCTCTCTTGGGCGTCGGCGCCGGGACCGCCACCACTTCCACGGGCGAACGCCTCGCGGTCATCGAGATGGCGGCCGCAAGTGGGCTTGCGCTCGTTCCCCTCGGGCAGCGCAACCCGTGGCGCGCCTCGACCTACGGCACCGGACAACTGTTGCGCGCCGCAGCCGATCTCGGTGCGTCCCGCATCCTTCTCGGCGTCGGCGGCAGCGCCACCATCGATCTCGGTCTCGGGGCGCTCGCGGCCTTGGGGCTGGAGTTTCGAGACGCATCGCACGCTTCGGTGCGTCCGCCCGTTCCTGCCGACTGGGATCAAGTCCGCCAGGTCGAGGGACACGTCGCGGACACTTTTCCGCCCATCGTGATCGCGTGCGATGTGACCAACTCCTTGCTCGGTCCCGAAGGCGCGGCCGCGGTCTACGGTATGCAAAAAGGCCTACGCAACGCCGAGGTCCCTCGTATCGACGAGCTCGCCCGCCACATGGCGACGATGGTCTGCGCACACTTCGGCAAGATCCTCGAGGAAACGACCTCCGCGCCCGGCTCGGGTGCTGCGGGCGGTTTGCCCTTCGGTCTCGGCGTCGCCGCGGGCGCACGCATGGTCGGCGGATTCGCCCTCGTGTCGGCATGGCTCGACCTCGAGCGCCGCATCGAGACGGCGGATCTCGTCGTGACGGGCGAAGGCCGTTTCGACCGCAGCAGTCTCTCCGGCAAGGGACCGGGAGCGATCGTCGCCCTCGCTCGCGCGCTGGAGAAACGCACGCTCGTGTTCGCCGGCGCCGTCGAAGCCGACGAAGCCGACAGCGCCGAGACGGGCGAGATCTACGCCATCACACCATCAGGTACGGCGCTCGGCGAAGCGCTCGCTCGCACCGAGGAGTTTCTCGCCGCCGCCGTCGCCGGACACTTTTCCTGAGGTTCCGATTGCCGATTGGGGGAATTGGGTCGACCCCTCTTCGACGGACCCGAGATTTCCCACGCGTGACGACACAGGCGGAACAACAGCTCCTCGAGAAGCGCCGGCGAAGGATCAAGCTGACGAAGCGTCTCCTGCGCCCGCTGCCGCGTCGCGCCACGTTGCACCGTTATCCTGTGATCAAGTGGTTCGCGGACACGGCGCGCAGTCGCCCGTACTTGTGGACTTTTCGAGTCTCGGCCGTGATTCCGTCGATCTACGCCGGTTCCATCCTCTCGCTGCTCCCACTCTACGGTGTGCAGATCGCCTTGGCGTTCGCGCTCGCGCTCTTGCTCCGTGCCAACTTGCCCGTGCTCGTGGCGTTGCAGTTCGTCACCAACCCGCTCAGCGCGGGTCCGATCTACTACACGACGCTGAAAGTCGGGCGCTACGTCAGCGAGACGCTCGGGCTCTACCAGCCGGAGTCCACCATCGGTCACGGCGCACACTCGTTGTTCATCGGCGGCATCGTCTGCGGTGCCGTGCTCGGCCTCGTGCTCGCGCTCGTGTATCGCTTTCTCGCTTACGAAGCCTCCAAGCACCACTGGCATCTGCCACGGATCCGACGCAAGCCGGACGATTCCGCTTCACCAGCTTCGGGCGACGGACCAGACGTGTAGGCGATGTTCGTCCATCGCTTGCTCGCCGCCGCAGCGTTCGCGCTCGTCCAGTTCGTCGTCCTTGCGTGTGCCGCTTCCGGTGCCTCGGCACCCTCGCGGTCCGATGCCACCCAACGATCGGCTCCAGTAACTCCGATCACCACCGTCGCTCCTTCAGGACAAACGCCGGCTCGCGCAGACGGCGTCCTGCTCGGCATCGACGTGCTGGAAAGGCAAGACTTCGGCATCCTGCTCGGCAAACGCGTCGGTCTCCTCACTCACCCGGCGGGAGTCAATCGCTTCGGCACGAGCA from Opitutales bacterium ASA1 encodes the following:
- a CDS encoding glycerate kinase, with translation MPRRVLIAFDKFKDSVPAQRACAVAAAEIQRLHPEWHLDVAPLTDGGEGFCPILVEAVGGTFHSVTVEGPLGFPREATFGMVEIDRLTAHARALLGVGAGTATTSTGERLAVIEMAAASGLALVPLGQRNPWRASTYGTGQLLRAAADLGASRILLGVGGSATIDLGLGALAALGLEFRDASHASVRPPVPADWDQVRQVEGHVADTFPPIVIACDVTNSLLGPEGAAAVYGMQKGLRNAEVPRIDELARHMATMVCAHFGKILEETTSAPGSGAAGGLPFGLGVAAGARMVGGFALVSAWLDLERRIETADLVVTGEGRFDRSSLSGKGPGAIVALARALEKRTLVFAGAVEADEADSAETGEIYAITPSGTALGEALARTEEFLAAAVAGHFS